One region of Bombus affinis isolate iyBomAffi1 chromosome 5, iyBomAffi1.2, whole genome shotgun sequence genomic DNA includes:
- the LOC126916523 gene encoding protein smoothened isoform X1, producing the protein MRPKMTLLLIYYFLIFHRTSSELAHGFPINSNSNNETWKHGLELSPRHRIKDSTYLLDRYPMRELPPDSLNCHRAAKCVEMQRSTCMGTRLSYTTTTLDLIPEHVTQDIVEEKLHVLQALRHMPKCWAVVQPLLCSIFMPKCINDTVDLPSQEMCKMVSGPCRIVFNHTIWPSFVKCENTDLFPRLCKNDIRELKFNISGKCLKPLVPTDNALAIFEGVEGCGTQCNDPLFTPDEHKQIHSFIAWAAGICGSFNLFTVITFLIDWRSANKYPALVVFYINCCFMMSCIGWLAQFTGSREVIVCRKDGTLRMSEPSGENLSCVVVFVLVYYSLMAAMVWFVILTYAWHMSFQALGKIQDRIDKKGSYFHLIAWCLPLVLTVTIMALGEIDGNSVTGICFVGYTNHAVRAWFLLGPVLIVLLVGGYFLCRGLITLIRLKISSQEIISERASSKIRETIVRTGLFSIFTFAAVVVTFYCHIYEFQHSEEWRQSFRNYMICAITTKYLDISECKMEVRPSAAKMQLHLLSPFFAGILMSSWVWTGSTVDTWIRFLRRTFNCETEEPIRLKKHKVIAQAFAKRKTFNNAGRLSISFHNTHEDPVGLNFDLNSVASQDFSSTWAAALPKLVTRRGALVGGTTGSVSSNRRNSVDSEISFSVRRVSVESRRNSLDSQISVQIAELKTTRKVASSSRGRRGKRRRDFGKSRSGKVGPLFRRGSTTSQESQFGAQILSALTIGGNSKVPPIQVPNMKRRSASAGLDDRALNPKLFDGKNAGMLLPFLFPGQSGSDENLSSEEKRHQEISGKDVDIEGGNMEKDDQDSDSDDSQPEEEAKMLDPEEPHERSKSKISNKSSKSYGHESDRRSREGRRSKYLLQDETILKHLFQESSDIKLKSDAEIKEVYRKAGMGNLASSLNSCSPELTRLMQSEAQTGNAREMATQTSLPLDILEMEELKQSIDEIINSRNCSSKGTQISPQLNKNKNINT; encoded by the exons ATGCGTCCGAAG ATGACGCTcctattgatttattattttttaatctttcatCGAACGTCGTCGGAACTGGCGCACGGATTCCCTATTAATTCGAATAGTAATAATGAAACATGGAAACATGGTTTAGAGTTGAGTCCCAGGCACAGGATAAAGGATTCCACTTATCTGCTGGACAGGTACCCCATGAGAGAATTACCACCTGATTCTTTAAATTGTCATAGAGCAGCAAAATGTGTAGAAATGCAAAGGAGTACTTGTATGGGTACAAGATTGTCATATACCACTACTACATTGGATCTTATACCTGAACATGTAACCCAAGATATTGTAGAG GAAAAACTACATGTATTGCAAGCATTAAGACATATGCCAAAGTGTTGGGCAGTTGTTCAACCCCTCCTGTGCTCAATATTTATGCCAAAATGTATCAATGATACGGTGGATTTACCATCACAAGAGATGTGTAAAATGGTTTCAGGACCATGTAGAATCGTGTTCAATCACACAATATGGCCAAGTTTTGTTAAATGTGAAAATACAGATCTATTTCCCAGACTATGTAAAAATGATATTAgagaattgaaatttaatatttctggCAAATGCCTAAAGCCATTAGTTCCAACTGATAATGCACTTGCTATTTTTGAAGGAGTTGAAGGTTGTGGAACACAGTGCAATGATCCACTTTTTACTCCAGATGAGCATAAGCAAATTCATTCTTTTATTGCCTGGGCTGCAGGCATCTGTGGTTCATTTAATTTATTCACAGTT ATAACATTTTTAATTGATTGGAGAAGTGCAAATAAATATCCAGCTTTagttgtattttatataaactgttGCTTTATGATGTCCTGCATTGGATGGCTTGCTCAGTTTACAGGAAGCAGAGAAGTAATTGTGTGCAGGAAAGATGGAACCTTAAGAATGAGTGAGCCGAG TGGAGAGAATTTGTCATGTGTCGTAGTGTTTGTTCTTGTGTATTACTCCCTTATGGCAGCTATGGTATGGTTTGTGATCCTTACATATGCTTGGCATATGAGTTTTCAAGCATTAGGCAAAATCCAAGATAGGATTGACAAGAAGGGCTCATACTTCCATTTAATTGCTTGGTGTTTACCACTTGTCCTTACTGTTACAATCATGGCATTAGGGGAAATTGATGGAAATAGTGTTACTGGTATATGTTTTGTGGGTTACACTAATCACGCAGTCAGAGCTTGGTTTTTGCTTGGCCCTGTGTTGATCGTCTTACTCGTTGGAGGTTATTTCTTATGCAGAG GATTAATTACTTTGATTCGACTAAAAATAAGCAGTCAAGAAATTATATCTGAAAGAGCAAGTTCTAAAATACGAGAGACCATCGTGCGCACGGGACTATTCTCGATTTTCACATTCGCTGCAGTTGTGGTGACTTTTTATTGCCACATTTACGAATTTCAACATTCTGAAGAATGGCGTCAGAGTTTTAGAAATTACATGAT ATGTGCAATAACAACAAAGTATTTGGATATTTCGGAATGTAAAATGGAAGTACGACCGAGTGCAGCTAAAATGCAATTACACTTGCTTTCACCATTTTTTGCTGGTATTCTTATGTCTTCATGGGTGTGGACTGGTTCAACTGTAGATACTTGGATCAGATTTCTTAGACG AACATTCAACTGCGAAACAGAAGAGCCTATTAGACTGAAGAAACACAAAGTAATTGCTCAAGCATTTGCAAAACGAAAGACATTCAACAACGCTGGCCGATTGTCTATCAGCTTCCATAACACCCACGAGGATCCAGTCGGTTTAAACTTCGATCTAAACTCTGTAGCTTCTCAAGATTTCAGTTCAACGTGGGCAGCTGCTTTGCCAAAGCTAGTTACTCGTAGAGGTGCACTCGTCGGTGGTACAACGGGCTCTGTATCTAGTAACAGGAGAAATTCTGTAGATTCTGAAATCAGCTTTAGTGTACGTCGGGTGTCTGTGGAATCTAGAAGAAACTCTTTGGATTCACAAATATCAGTTCAAATAGCTGAATTGAAGACAACGCGGAAAGTCGCTAGCAGTTCACGCGGTCGACGCGGGAAACGACGACGAGACTTCGGAAAATCTAGATCAGGTAAAGTAGGTCCGCTGTTTAGAAGAGGCAGTACGACATCACAGGAAAGTCAGTTCGGTGCACAGATATTATCGGCGTTGACTATAGGTGGCAATTCGAAAGTACCGCCCATTCAAGTGCCTAATATGAAGAGACGATCGGCTAGCGCTGGTTTGGATGATCGCGCCTTGAATCCTAAACTATTCGATGGGAAGAATGCTGGGATGCTGCTTCCGTTCCTATTTCCAGGCCAAAGTGGCAGTGATGAGAATTTAAGTAGTGAGGAAAAACGGCATCAAGAAATATCAGGAAAAGACGTGGATATCGAAGGAGGAAATATGGAAAAGGACGATCAAGACAGTGACAGTGATGACAGTCAACCAGAAGAAGAAGCTAAAATGTTAGATCCTGAAGAACCTCATGAACGTAGCAAGAGTAAAATTAGCAACAAGAGTTCAAAAAGTTATGGTCACGAGAGTGATAGGAGGAGCAGAGAAGGCCGTAGGAGTAAATATTTGCTCCAAGATGAAACCATTTTAAAGCACTTGTTTCAAGAATCCAGTGAT